The following are encoded in a window of Chitinophagaceae bacterium genomic DNA:
- a CDS encoding DUF1778 domain-containing protein — translation MNQIKAKPKVKSQARFDARLSRSQKDLFERAARIRGFKSLSEFVIHTTQEVAIDIIEKHNAVLSSEADRNVFFDALINPPKPNKALKEALQHYSKQVTVK, via the coding sequence ATGAATCAAATAAAAGCCAAACCAAAAGTAAAATCACAGGCAAGATTTGATGCCAGGCTTTCCCGTAGCCAAAAGGATCTTTTTGAAAGGGCAGCGAGAATAAGGGGCTTTAAATCATTGTCCGAGTTTGTTATTCATACAACCCAGGAAGTTGCTATTGATATTATTGAAAAGCACAATGCGGTGCTTTCTTCTGAAGCTGACAGGAATGTATTTTTTGATGCCCTTATTAATCCTCCGAAGCCCAATAAGGCATTAAAAGAGGCTTTGCAGCATTATTCAAAACAAGTAACAGTAAAATGA
- a CDS encoding GNAT family N-acetyltransferase produces the protein MSYITTLLATTHEKSKFFCGKAILDNYIRKQAKQDVKGKVSACFILSDDNKIIKGYYTLSNGSITRSQLPESIIKQLPKYKDLPVTLLGRLAVDNKFQGQKTGQLLLIDALKRSYDAASGSTASMAVIVDPIDQQATDFYTKYGFVSLPDSSRMFIPMQTVEQLFN, from the coding sequence ATGAGTTATATAACAACGCTGTTGGCAACCACACATGAGAAATCAAAGTTCTTCTGTGGTAAAGCCATTTTAGATAACTATATTCGAAAGCAAGCCAAACAGGATGTAAAAGGAAAGGTTTCTGCTTGCTTTATTCTTTCTGATGACAATAAAATAATCAAAGGCTATTACACACTTTCCAATGGCTCAATCACCAGGTCTCAATTACCTGAATCTATAATTAAACAACTTCCAAAATATAAAGACCTGCCGGTAACATTATTAGGCCGTTTAGCAGTTGATAATAAATTTCAAGGACAAAAAACAGGACAGTTGTTATTAATAGATGCTTTAAAAAGAAGTTATGACGCAGCTTCAGGCAGTACTGCATCCATGGCAGTTATTGTTGATCCAATTGACCAGCAAGCAACTGACTTTTATACGAAATATGGGTTTGTTTCTCTACCGGATAGTTCGCGGATGTTTATACCAATGCAGACAGTAGAACAACTGTTTAATTGA
- a CDS encoding pirin family protein, with product MPEIIIEARNAAISQSMKVKRILPFRLRRMVGPFIFMDHAGPVTDVPSSASSLDVLPHPHIGLSTVSYLFGGQVTHRDSLGVEQIIRPGEVNWMTAGRGIAHSERFEDPAALAGGNLEMIQTWVALPEKDEEAMPSFNNYTPDKLPVFTDKGVWMRLIAGNAYGLNNQLKTNSPLFYLHVILEKGARFVLPKEHEERGFYIVKGAVEISGITYPEGQMLVFSKADDPLILASEHTTLMLLGGEPLGERFIWWNFVSSRKERIEQAKEDWKQGRILLPPNDNQEFVPLPEDRSKPAGGGKEPGLLS from the coding sequence ATGCCCGAGATCATCATAGAGGCTCGCAATGCCGCCATCAGCCAGTCCATGAAGGTGAAGCGCATCCTTCCTTTTCGCCTGCGGCGCATGGTGGGGCCCTTTATTTTTATGGACCATGCCGGACCGGTGACGGATGTGCCCTCCAGCGCCTCATCCCTGGATGTGCTGCCGCACCCGCATATCGGGCTTTCCACCGTAAGCTATCTTTTCGGCGGACAGGTTACCCACCGCGACAGCCTGGGCGTGGAGCAGATCATCCGACCCGGCGAAGTGAACTGGATGACGGCGGGCCGTGGCATCGCCCACTCCGAACGCTTTGAGGATCCTGCTGCCCTGGCAGGAGGCAACCTGGAAATGATACAGACCTGGGTGGCGCTTCCCGAAAAGGACGAAGAAGCCATGCCTTCTTTTAATAATTATACCCCCGATAAGCTGCCGGTATTTACCGACAAGGGCGTATGGATGCGACTTATTGCCGGCAATGCCTACGGACTGAACAACCAGTTAAAAACAAACTCCCCGCTGTTTTACCTGCACGTGATACTTGAAAAGGGGGCAAGATTTGTCCTGCCGAAAGAACATGAAGAACGGGGATTTTATATTGTAAAAGGCGCCGTTGAGATCTCCGGCATTACCTACCCCGAAGGCCAGATGCTGGTATTCAGTAAGGCAGATGATCCCCTGATCCTGGCCAGTGAGCACACAACCCTCATGCTCCTGGGTGGCGAGCCACTGGGCGAACGCTTTATCTGGTGGAACTTTGTCTCCTCCCGCAAGGAACGTATTGAACAGGCCAAGGAAGACTGGAAGCAGGGGCGTATCCTATTACCTCCGAATGATAACCAGGAATTTGTTCCGCTGCCGGAGGATAGGTCGAAGCCGGCGGGGGGTGGGAAGGAGCCGGGGTTGTTGTCTTGA
- a CDS encoding Rieske 2Fe-2S domain-containing protein, giving the protein MAEINFSVNGLAVVTVAGRTITVGMDKEKEQLFACAHKCPHAGGLLADGYVDAFGNIVCPLHRYRFNPYNGRNTSGEGYYLRTFSAELREDGVFVNIPGL; this is encoded by the coding sequence ATGGCCGAAATAAACTTTTCTGTCAATGGTCTTGCGGTAGTTACTGTTGCCGGCAGAACAATAACGGTAGGCATGGATAAGGAAAAGGAACAGCTGTTTGCCTGTGCCCATAAATGCCCGCATGCCGGGGGCTTGCTTGCCGATGGATATGTAGATGCATTTGGAAATATTGTTTGCCCGCTGCACCGCTACCGCTTCAATCCATATAATGGCCGCAACACAAGTGGCGAAGGGTATTACCTGAGAACTTTTTCAGCAGAGCTACGGGAAGATGGGGTATTTGTGAATATTCCCGGTCTTTGA
- the hflX gene encoding GTPase HflX: protein MIENKKIIRQEENAILVGLVCKEQTEPMVNEYLDELAFLAETAGAHAVKRFTQKLPHPDSKIFVGKGKLEEIKHFIQLKGNISLVIFDDELTGSQIQNIEKELGVKVIDRSDLILDIFASRAKTAQAKTQVELAQYQYILPRLKGMWKHLERQGGGVGTRGPGETEIETDRRIVKDKISLLRKRLAEIDKQAFTQRKDRGEFIRVALVGYTNVGKSTLMNVLSKSEVFAENKLFATLDTTTRKVVFEQTPFLLSDTVGFIRKLPHHLVESFKSTLDEVREADVLLHVVDISHPQYEEQLNVVNKTLAELGAADKPTITVFNKLDKYEEEAFDQWLDPEVKKEILDDLKQRWQNETAGHCVFVSATERSNIDGLRQSILNEVREMYRVRYPYKAEFFY, encoded by the coding sequence TTGATAGAGAATAAAAAAATAATCCGGCAGGAGGAAAATGCCATCCTTGTAGGGCTGGTTTGCAAAGAGCAGACAGAGCCCATGGTAAACGAATACCTGGATGAGCTGGCATTCCTGGCAGAAACGGCAGGCGCCCATGCGGTAAAACGGTTCACGCAAAAACTTCCGCACCCGGACAGTAAGATCTTTGTAGGCAAGGGAAAGCTGGAAGAGATAAAACATTTTATCCAGCTGAAGGGCAATATCAGCCTGGTGATATTTGATGACGAACTCACGGGATCGCAGATACAGAACATCGAAAAGGAACTGGGTGTAAAAGTGATCGACCGCAGTGACCTTATCCTCGACATTTTTGCCAGCAGGGCAAAGACAGCCCAGGCAAAAACACAGGTGGAACTGGCGCAATATCAATATATTTTACCAAGGCTGAAGGGAATGTGGAAGCACCTGGAACGCCAGGGCGGTGGTGTGGGAACAAGGGGTCCGGGTGAGACCGAGATCGAGACCGACAGGCGTATTGTAAAGGATAAAATAAGTTTGCTGCGCAAGCGGTTGGCAGAAATTGACAAGCAGGCTTTTACCCAGCGCAAAGACCGGGGCGAATTCATACGGGTGGCCCTGGTGGGTTATACCAACGTGGGTAAATCAACCCTCATGAATGTGCTCAGCAAGAGTGAGGTTTTTGCCGAGAATAAATTATTTGCCACGCTGGATACCACCACCCGGAAAGTTGTGTTTGAACAAACCCCTTTCTTGCTCAGCGATACCGTTGGTTTCATCCGCAAGCTGCCGCACCACCTGGTGGAGAGTTTTAAAAGCACGCTGGATGAAGTGCGGGAAGCCGATGTGCTGCTGCACGTGGTGGACATATCGCACCCCCAATATGAAGAGCAGCTGAACGTGGTGAATAAAACATTGGCCGAACTGGGCGCTGCCGATAAACCTACCATCACGGTTTTCAATAAGTTGGACAAATACGAGGAAGAGGCGTTTGATCAATGGCTCGACCCGGAAGTAAAGAAAGAGATACTGGATGATCTGAAACAGCGCTGGCAAAATGAAACTGCCGGTCATTGCGTGTTTGTGTCGGCTACGGAAAGGAGTAATATCGATGGTCTTCGTCAGTCGATCTTAAATGAGGTGCGGGAAATGTACCGGGTGCGTTATCCGTATAAGGCGGAGTTTTTTTATTAA
- a CDS encoding peptidylprolyl isomerase — MKNYFLLFVSVIGSVFSVAGQATQTKGIVADKILAVVGDKVVLKSDIDNSIIDMQRQGVEVPENARCQVLEQAMGIKALVLQAEKDSLPVTDEDVETIIDNRIRSFIAQFGSKDELEKIAGKTIYQLKEDFKEPIRDQELAKAMRSKVVENVRITPNEVNAYFSKIPTDSLPYYESELEISQIVAYPKAHRDAEEYCVQQLKEYKEQIETGRKTFESVASLYTQDPGSKETGGYYEVNRYSKELDPIWLGKAFTLKEGQVSNPFKTRFGYHLMQLVSRNGDDAAVRHILLIPQVTSVEIRAELERLDSVRAKLIAGTMDFGEAVNKYSNDDEHKFTGGQLLGRDGSGYLTIDQLDKDMVLMLKNLKVGQYSQPTEFTDERGRKGVRIVYLKTRSEPHRENLKDDYNRIGQRALEEKKNMVLEQWFMKKVITYHIMVDDEFKSCPEMKKWLPENTASKN, encoded by the coding sequence ATGAAAAATTATTTTTTACTTTTTGTTTCAGTAATCGGGTCAGTGTTTTCTGTTGCTGGCCAGGCCACCCAAACCAAAGGGATTGTAGCGGATAAGATCCTTGCGGTGGTTGGAGATAAAGTGGTACTGAAAAGTGATATTGATAACAGCATTATTGATATGCAGCGCCAGGGCGTGGAAGTACCTGAGAATGCCCGCTGCCAGGTGCTGGAGCAGGCCATGGGGATCAAAGCGCTTGTGCTGCAGGCCGAAAAAGACTCTCTGCCTGTAACCGACGAAGATGTGGAAACCATTATTGATAACCGCATCCGCAGTTTTATCGCACAGTTCGGTTCTAAAGATGAACTGGAGAAAATTGCCGGCAAAACGATCTACCAGCTTAAAGAAGATTTTAAAGAGCCCATCCGTGACCAGGAACTTGCTAAAGCCATGCGTAGTAAAGTGGTGGAAAACGTACGCATCACCCCCAACGAAGTAAATGCGTATTTCAGCAAAATACCAACGGACAGCCTGCCTTATTATGAAAGCGAACTGGAGATCAGCCAGATCGTAGCCTATCCCAAAGCACACCGGGATGCAGAAGAATATTGCGTTCAGCAACTGAAAGAATATAAAGAGCAGATCGAGACCGGCCGGAAAACCTTTGAGTCGGTCGCCAGCCTGTATACCCAGGATCCCGGCAGCAAAGAAACCGGCGGATATTATGAAGTGAACCGGTATTCAAAAGAACTGGATCCTATCTGGCTTGGTAAGGCGTTTACCTTAAAGGAAGGACAGGTCTCCAATCCATTTAAAACAAGGTTTGGTTATCACCTCATGCAGCTGGTAAGCCGCAATGGTGATGATGCCGCCGTAAGGCATATCTTATTGATACCGCAGGTTACTTCTGTGGAGATCAGGGCCGAATTAGAGAGATTGGATTCGGTAAGGGCCAAACTGATAGCCGGAACAATGGATTTTGGAGAAGCGGTTAACAAATACAGCAACGACGATGAACATAAATTTACCGGTGGCCAGCTTTTGGGCCGCGACGGAAGCGGGTACCTGACCATCGACCAGCTTGACAAAGACATGGTACTGATGCTTAAGAATCTTAAGGTTGGTCAATATTCACAGCCAACCGAGTTTACCGATGAGCGGGGTAGGAAGGGAGTTCGTATCGTTTATTTAAAAACAAGGTCGGAGCCGCACCGGGAGAACTTAAAGGATGATTACAACCGTATAGGGCAAAGGGCGCTGGAAGAAAAAAAGAACATGGTGCTGGAACAATGGTTCATGAAAAAAGTGATCACCTACCATATCATGGTGGATGACGAATTTAAAAGCTGTCCCGAAATGAAAAAATGGTTACCGGAAAATACAGCATCAAAAAATTAA
- the infB gene encoding translation initiation factor IF-2, with amino-acid sequence MSEVITPRLMAAAKEFNIGKDTLVDFLVSKGFNEEDLKPTSKLTESMYRVLQTEFQQDKVAKQKAQQIDLPKGAAAGEPKKKKDEEDLSFKKKETAKETKPAEEKPAAPVAEEPAKAEPANKGTKGAANTEVTKIKAPELETPRVLDKIDLDSIDSSTRPKKGAKKATAKTAAEEEEEKKTEAKKGKKEKPAEEVKPEAPAVPEPPQPVIENIQAKKLSGPKIMGKIELPVENDTRPKKDSEEKRKRKRIPVERKPGTGTGPQDRRPGQAPGGPSTANRGDNRFNRSKPGTGRREEKVIDAKEIQDKLKETQAKLAGAGGRGKSLKAKYRKAKREEHAEHAGAETDQSNKLQVTEYISVSELANLMDVSFADVISKCMSLGIMVSINQRLEADVIELVASEFNFEVEFIGVEDANDLDSEEEEDQEEDLKPRAPIVTIMGHVDHGKTSLLDYIRNTNVIAGEAGGITQHIGAYEVTLPDGRNITFLDTPGHEAFTAMRARGAKVTDIAVIVVAADDAVMPQTKEAISHAQAAGVPMIFAINKMDKDGANPDKIKEQLAAMNVLVESWGGKYQSQEISAKKGLNIDLLLEKILLETDILELKANPDREASGTIIEATLDKGRGYVATILVQNGTLRVGDMIVSGQYFGKVKAMYNERNQRVDKAPPSTPVLILGLNGAPQAGETFKVFENESDARAMAYKRGQLLREQGMRAKKHITLDEIGRRLALGSFKELNVIIKGDVDGSVEALSDSLQKLSTEEIVIRVIHKAVGAITESDVTLANASDAIIIGFNVRPSLQAARMAEHEAIQIKLYSIIYNAIEEIKSAMEGMLEPVVEEKILANVEIREVYKFDKASVAGCFVLDGKMARNNRIRLVRDGIVIFTGELGSLKRFKDDAKEVTSSMECGLTIKNYNDIKVGDIVEAFEEVEVKRTL; translated from the coding sequence ATGTCAGAAGTAATAACACCAAGGTTGATGGCTGCCGCCAAAGAGTTTAACATAGGTAAGGATACCTTGGTAGACTTTCTTGTATCCAAAGGGTTCAATGAAGAGGACCTGAAGCCTACTTCAAAACTGACCGAATCCATGTACCGGGTTCTGCAAACAGAATTCCAGCAGGATAAGGTTGCCAAGCAGAAAGCGCAGCAGATAGACCTTCCGAAGGGAGCAGCAGCGGGCGAGCCCAAGAAGAAAAAAGACGAAGAAGACCTTTCGTTCAAGAAAAAAGAAACAGCCAAAGAAACAAAACCTGCAGAAGAAAAGCCTGCGGCCCCGGTTGCAGAAGAACCAGCCAAGGCCGAACCGGCGAATAAAGGAACAAAGGGAGCAGCAAATACCGAGGTAACAAAGATCAAAGCGCCTGAACTGGAAACACCCAGGGTGCTTGATAAGATAGACCTTGATTCGATCGATTCTTCCACCCGCCCAAAGAAGGGTGCAAAGAAAGCAACAGCCAAAACAGCAGCAGAAGAAGAAGAAGAAAAGAAAACGGAAGCCAAAAAAGGCAAAAAGGAAAAACCTGCTGAAGAAGTAAAACCGGAGGCGCCCGCAGTTCCGGAACCACCGCAGCCGGTCATAGAAAATATACAGGCAAAAAAATTATCCGGTCCCAAGATCATGGGTAAGATAGAACTGCCCGTTGAAAATGATACCCGGCCCAAGAAGGACAGCGAAGAAAAGCGGAAGCGTAAACGTATTCCCGTAGAACGGAAACCCGGAACAGGAACCGGACCGCAGGACAGAAGGCCCGGACAGGCTCCCGGCGGCCCTTCTACAGCAAACCGGGGCGATAACCGCTTTAACCGGAGCAAACCAGGTACCGGAAGAAGAGAAGAAAAAGTAATTGATGCGAAAGAGATACAGGATAAACTGAAGGAAACACAGGCCAAACTGGCCGGGGCAGGGGGACGTGGAAAAAGCCTGAAAGCAAAATACCGGAAGGCAAAAAGAGAAGAACACGCCGAACACGCCGGTGCAGAAACGGATCAAAGCAATAAGCTGCAGGTTACTGAATATATATCGGTGAGTGAACTGGCCAACCTGATGGACGTAAGCTTTGCGGATGTGATCAGTAAATGCATGAGCCTGGGCATCATGGTCTCCATTAACCAGCGCCTGGAAGCGGATGTGATCGAACTGGTTGCAAGTGAATTTAATTTTGAAGTGGAATTCATCGGAGTGGAAGATGCCAATGACCTGGATTCTGAAGAGGAAGAAGACCAGGAAGAAGACCTGAAACCCAGGGCGCCGATCGTTACCATCATGGGTCACGTTGACCATGGTAAAACCTCCCTGCTTGATTACATAAGAAATACAAACGTTATTGCCGGTGAGGCCGGAGGTATAACGCAGCATATTGGTGCCTATGAAGTAACCCTTCCGGATGGAAGGAATATCACGTTCCTGGATACGCCCGGTCACGAAGCCTTTACGGCGATGCGGGCCCGGGGAGCCAAGGTTACGGATATTGCCGTGATCGTGGTGGCTGCCGATGATGCCGTGATGCCGCAGACAAAAGAGGCCATTTCGCATGCACAGGCAGCGGGGGTGCCAATGATCTTTGCCATCAACAAAATGGATAAGGACGGCGCCAATCCCGATAAGATCAAAGAACAACTGGCTGCCATGAATGTACTGGTTGAAAGTTGGGGCGGTAAATACCAAAGCCAGGAGATCAGTGCGAAAAAAGGATTGAATATTGACCTGCTTCTTGAAAAAATATTACTGGAAACAGATATCCTGGAACTGAAAGCAAACCCCGACCGGGAAGCAAGCGGTACCATCATCGAAGCAACCCTTGATAAAGGCCGTGGTTATGTGGCAACGATCCTGGTTCAGAACGGAACACTGCGTGTTGGCGATATGATCGTATCAGGCCAGTACTTCGGTAAGGTGAAAGCCATGTATAATGAACGTAACCAGCGGGTGGACAAAGCGCCGCCGTCGACACCTGTTTTGATCTTAGGACTGAATGGTGCACCCCAGGCGGGAGAGACCTTCAAGGTTTTTGAAAACGAGAGCGACGCCCGGGCCATGGCGTATAAACGCGGACAACTATTGAGGGAGCAGGGTATGCGTGCTAAAAAGCATATTACCCTGGATGAGATCGGCCGTCGTCTTGCACTGGGAAGTTTCAAAGAACTGAATGTGATCATCAAGGGCGATGTGGACGGATCGGTGGAAGCATTGAGTGATTCCCTGCAGAAATTAAGCACAGAAGAAATTGTTATACGGGTGATCCATAAGGCCGTGGGCGCCATCACCGAAAGTGATGTTACGCTGGCCAATGCTTCGGATGCGATCATCATCGGCTTTAACGTACGTCCTTCACTCCAGGCAGCCAGGATGGCGGAACATGAGGCGATACAGATCAAACTGTATTCCATCATTTACAACGCCATTGAAGAGATCAAGAGCGCCATGGAAGGCATGCTTGAACCGGTGGTGGAAGAAAAGATACTTGCCAATGTGGAGATACGGGAAGTGTATAAGTTTGACAAGGCCAGTGTGGCCGGTTGCTTTGTACTTGACGGCAAGATGGCCCGGAACAACCGGATCCGGCTGGTACGTGATGGCATTGTAATATTCACCGGCGAACTGGGAAGTTTAAAACGCTTTAAAGACGACGCCAAAGAAGTTACTTCCAGCATGGAGTGCGGGTTGACCATAAAAAATTACAACGATATAAAGGTCGGCGATATCGTGGAGGCATTTGAAGAAGTGGAAGTGAAGCGGACTTTGTAA
- the nusA gene encoding transcription termination/antitermination protein NusA, whose product MASINLIDSFQEFKDAENIDRPTLMKVMEDVFKTLIRKKYGSDECFDVIVNDQKGDLEIFRRRTIVEDDDLYNTLTEIEYKDAIKIEPDYQVGEELYEEVDIQKEFGRRAILAGKQTLAARINDLKKNILIKKYEDRIGEIVSGEVYQVWKKEVLLLDEEGNEMLLPKSEQIPTDYFKKGETVRGVVKKVELKNSQAVIIISRTSPVFLEKLLEIEVPEIFDGLIVVKKIVRDPGERAKVAVESYDDRIDPVGACVGMKGSRIHGIVRELKNENIDVINWTSNIQLLIQRSLTPAKITSMEIDSEKMHANVFLKPDQVSLAIGRRGVNIKLACELTGYEIDVFRDNEGEEEEYDIDLDEFTDEIEPWIIDELKRVGCDTGRAVLDLTAEELERRTDLEKETIDEVRRILKEEFENE is encoded by the coding sequence ATGGCAAGTATTAACTTAATCGATTCCTTCCAGGAATTTAAAGATGCGGAAAACATTGACCGGCCAACACTGATGAAAGTGATGGAAGACGTGTTTAAAACACTGATCCGTAAAAAATACGGCAGCGACGAATGCTTCGACGTTATCGTGAACGACCAGAAAGGCGACCTGGAGATCTTTCGCCGCCGCACCATTGTGGAAGACGATGACCTCTACAATACGCTGACCGAAATTGAATACAAAGACGCCATCAAAATAGAACCCGACTACCAGGTTGGGGAAGAGTTATATGAAGAAGTGGATATCCAGAAGGAATTTGGCCGCCGGGCGATCCTGGCCGGCAAGCAAACCCTGGCTGCCCGTATCAACGATCTGAAGAAGAACATCCTTATAAAAAAATACGAAGACCGCATCGGGGAGATCGTGAGCGGGGAAGTTTACCAGGTTTGGAAAAAAGAAGTGCTGTTGCTGGATGAAGAAGGCAATGAAATGCTGCTTCCCAAATCGGAACAGATACCTACCGATTACTTCAAAAAGGGTGAAACCGTGAGGGGCGTGGTTAAAAAGGTAGAACTGAAGAACAGCCAGGCGGTGATCATCATTTCAAGGACCAGCCCGGTATTCCTGGAAAAACTACTGGAGATCGAAGTACCGGAAATCTTTGATGGCCTGATCGTGGTTAAGAAAATTGTGAGGGACCCGGGTGAAAGGGCAAAGGTAGCTGTTGAAAGTTATGACGACCGGATCGACCCGGTAGGCGCCTGCGTGGGTATGAAAGGAAGCCGTATCCATGGTATTGTACGGGAACTGAAAAATGAGAACATTGATGTGATCAACTGGACAAGCAATATCCAGTTGCTGATACAGCGTTCATTAACTCCGGCCAAGATAACCAGCATGGAAATTGATTCAGAGAAAATGCACGCCAATGTTTTTCTTAAACCCGACCAGGTTTCCCTGGCCATTGGACGCAGGGGCGTCAATATCAAGCTTGCCTGCGAACTGACCGGTTACGAGATCGATGTATTCCGGGATAACGAAGGAGAAGAAGAAGAGTATGATATTGACCTTGACGAATTCACCGACGAGATCGAACCATGGATCATTGACGAGCTGAAAAGAGTGGGATGTGATACCGGGAGGGCCGTGCTGGACCTGACCGCAGAAGAACTGGAGCGCAGGACAGACCTGGAAAAGGAGACCATTGACGAAGTAAGAAGGATATTAAAAGAAGAATTTGAAAACGAATGA
- a CDS encoding ribosome maturation factor, translating to MTQDSHIQTVEKLIGPLLQEDVFLVSVKIKPTNNIKIYLDADGGLGIEKCIRINRALYKVMEEKGLFPDGDFSLEVSSPGIDEPLKLLRQYKKNIGRNVEVTTLDEAKKEGRLTGVAEDGIIIEYTTGKGKKAETKQEEISFDNIKQTKVLVKF from the coding sequence ATGACCCAGGATTCACACATACAGACCGTTGAAAAACTGATCGGGCCGTTACTGCAGGAGGATGTTTTCCTGGTGTCGGTGAAAATAAAGCCGACAAACAATATAAAAATATACCTGGATGCGGATGGCGGCTTGGGGATCGAGAAATGCATCAGGATAAACCGGGCGCTTTATAAAGTAATGGAAGAGAAGGGTTTGTTCCCGGATGGCGACTTTTCGCTGGAGGTTTCAAGCCCGGGAATTGACGAGCCGCTGAAGTTGCTGCGCCAGTATAAAAAGAATATTGGCCGGAACGTGGAGGTAACGACCCTGGACGAAGCAAAAAAAGAAGGCAGGTTGACAGGCGTTGCGGAAGACGGGATCATCATTGAATACACGACCGGAAAAGGAAAGAAAGCAGAGACGAAGCAAGAGGAGATCTCCTTTGACAACATCAAACAAACAAAGGTTCTTGTAAAATTTTAA
- a CDS encoding HAD family phosphatase — MKAIKNIIFDLGGVLLDIDTGKTNEAFEKLGVADFKKNYSLQKADTLFDELEKGKLTEMEFYTGIRKISGLPIADNDIRDAWNALILDFRTESLRYLEQLKQRYDLYLLSNTNSIHYTAFHRHFRTQTGREDFDDHFTKAYYSHHLGLRKPEREIYQFTLQDAGIVAAETLFIDDLLKNIDAAALLGINTYHLQAGERIENIPF; from the coding sequence ATGAAAGCCATTAAAAATATCATTTTCGACTTAGGGGGCGTATTGCTGGATATTGATACCGGCAAAACAAATGAGGCATTTGAAAAACTGGGCGTAGCAGATTTTAAAAAAAACTACTCTCTTCAAAAAGCAGATACGTTGTTTGATGAGCTGGAAAAAGGGAAGCTGACAGAAATGGAGTTTTATACCGGCATCCGGAAGATAAGTGGCCTGCCGATAGCCGATAATGATATCCGGGATGCCTGGAATGCTCTGATACTTGATTTCAGGACAGAAAGTTTACGGTACCTGGAACAGTTGAAGCAGCGGTATGACCTGTATCTTTTAAGCAATACCAACAGCATACATTATACTGCTTTTCACCGGCACTTCAGGACGCAAACGGGCAGGGAAGACTTTGATGACCATTTCACCAAAGCGTACTACTCGCATCATCTTGGCTTAAGAAAACCGGAAAGGGAAATTTACCAATTTACCCTGCAGGATGCCGGTATTGTTGCAGCAGAAACCTTGTTTATTGATGACCTGCTGAAAAACATTGACGCGGCTGCCCTGTTGGGTATCAACACGTATCATTTGCAGGCAGGAGAAAGAATTGAAAACATACCGTTTTGA
- a CDS encoding GIY-YIG nuclease family protein produces the protein MAAYVYILYSPSDDSFYIGATTIRPEERLGRHLEGYYENKFTRKVKDWELFLQIECVSMEQALLIEKHIKKMKSKVYISNLKKFSSIIEKLKIKYSIPDS, from the coding sequence ATGGCAGCCTATGTTTACATATTGTATAGTCCTTCGGATGATTCATTTTATATTGGGGCCACTACAATCAGGCCGGAAGAAAGGCTTGGCAGACATCTGGAGGGGTATTATGAAAATAAGTTTACAAGAAAAGTAAAGGACTGGGAGTTATTTTTACAAATAGAGTGTGTTTCCATGGAACAGGCATTGCTGATAGAGAAGCACATTAAAAAAATGAAAAGTAAGGTCTATATTAGTAACCTGAAGAAATTTTCTTCTATCATTGAAAAACTTAAAATAAAATATTCCATACCTGATTCATAA